One genomic window of Gloeocapsopsis sp. IPPAS B-1203 includes the following:
- a CDS encoding helix-turn-helix domain-containing protein: protein MRQKRQEQGEHRGENEQFLTTNEIAEILRVHQRTVQRWISSNRLKATKVGPKILRVRRQDLNEFLESQNQDHQEQSLDGYRDTK from the coding sequence ATGCGACAAAAGCGACAAGAGCAAGGAGAGCATCGTGGGGAAAACGAACAGTTTTTAACCACTAACGAAATAGCAGAGATCCTTCGAGTGCATCAGAGAACAGTGCAACGATGGATCTCATCTAATCGGCTGAAAGCTACAAAAGTGGGACCAAAAATTTTGAGAGTTCGTAGGCAGGATCTCAATGAATTTCTCGAAAGTCAAAATCAAGATCATCAGGAACAATCGTTAGATGGCTACAGGGATACCAAGTAA
- a CDS encoding DUF4336 domain-containing protein — translation MNAQETLEKSHRNDFAWWFWFVVPLYPFSKRRTIRKEVVKDTVWTFDQVQGIFYVVVPIRMTVVKLNQGLLIYAPVAPTPECIRLVNELVAEHGDVKYIILPTISGIEHKVFVGPFARRFPNAQVFVAPNQWSFPLNLPLSWLGFPRDRTHVLPQDSSQVPFADECDYAILGAIELGPGRFSEVAFFHKKSQTLLVTDSVVSVPEEPPAIVQLDPYPLLFHAKDSATDAIADTQSNRRKGWQRTALFALYFRPSVLDVVNWGEVLRNAFKAPDRSRKNYFGLFPFKWTHNWQPSFEALCGNGRLFVAPILQTLILNRAPKETINWANKVASWNFEWIIPCHFDAPIKARSQQFRQAFDFLEQHNTFPLPKEDFQLLKDIDAGLSKFGIVPPPLDKS, via the coding sequence ATGAACGCGCAGGAAACACTAGAAAAATCTCATCGCAACGACTTCGCCTGGTGGTTCTGGTTCGTTGTGCCACTGTATCCGTTTAGCAAGCGGCGGACGATTCGCAAAGAGGTAGTTAAAGATACTGTTTGGACTTTTGACCAAGTTCAAGGAATTTTCTACGTTGTCGTGCCAATTCGCATGACTGTTGTGAAGCTCAATCAAGGCTTGTTAATCTATGCACCTGTTGCACCTACTCCAGAGTGTATCCGGCTTGTCAATGAATTAGTTGCCGAACACGGCGATGTCAAGTATATTATCTTACCAACAATCTCTGGGATTGAACACAAAGTTTTTGTCGGTCCGTTTGCTCGCCGCTTTCCCAATGCTCAAGTGTTTGTTGCGCCGAATCAGTGGAGTTTTCCGCTGAATTTACCGCTCAGTTGGCTGGGGTTTCCACGCGATCGCACGCACGTACTACCCCAAGATAGCAGCCAAGTGCCTTTTGCCGATGAGTGCGACTATGCTATCCTCGGTGCAATTGAACTTGGACCTGGGCGATTTTCTGAAGTTGCCTTCTTCCACAAAAAATCGCAGACATTACTTGTGACTGACTCGGTAGTTTCTGTACCCGAAGAACCACCCGCGATTGTTCAACTTGATCCTTATCCGCTACTCTTCCACGCTAAAGATAGTGCCACAGACGCGATCGCAGACACCCAAAGCAATCGCCGTAAGGGATGGCAACGTACTGCACTATTTGCTTTGTACTTTCGTCCTAGCGTCCTTGATGTTGTTAACTGGGGTGAGGTACTGCGTAATGCCTTTAAAGCACCAGATCGTTCGCGCAAAAATTATTTTGGGCTTTTTCCGTTTAAATGGACACACAATTGGCAACCATCATTCGAGGCGCTATGCGGAAATGGTCGTTTATTTGTTGCACCAATTCTGCAAACTCTGATTCTCAACCGCGCACCCAAAGAAACTATCAACTGGGCGAATAAAGTAGCAAGTTGGAATTTTGAGTGGATTATTCCTTGTCATTTTGATGCACCGATTAAAGCGCGATCGCAGCAGTTTAGACAAGCATTTGACTTTTTAGAACAACACAATACATTTCCATTACCCAAAGAAGATTTTCAACTCCTGAAAGATATTGATGCAGGTTTATCTAAGTTTGGTATTGTACCACCACCCCTAGACAAGAGTTAG
- a CDS encoding site-specific DNA-methyltransferase, with protein MPFRLEYEGKVAVEEIFNIAPAQLNCVIRTDDKALREPHRSIFVEKQPRNRLIYGENLRVLKALLDDVNVAGKVRLIYIDPPYATGSGFESRKQSHAYHDLINGADYLEFLRQRLILLRELLANDGSIYVHLDDNMAFPVKVLMDEIFGSKNFRNWIARKKCNPKNYTRKQYGNISDYILFYTKSENYVWNQAFEAWTDDTAKKEYQYVEEGTGRRYKKVPIHAPGTRNGATGQRWKGMLPPPGKHWQYTPETLDEMDARGEIYWSPTGNPRRKVYLDNSKGIPVQDIWLDFKDAHNQNIKITGYPTEKNSEILRRIILASSNTGDLVLDAFSGSGTTVAVAEELKRQWIAIDNSSLAIETTVHRLSSGTEAMGDFVNSNGTKIKQESLLNTSRVLRTGLDVYFEFSSDLQSISEALVKEWYSKLNFQANL; from the coding sequence ATGCCCTTCAGATTAGAGTATGAAGGGAAGGTAGCAGTTGAAGAAATTTTTAATATTGCTCCAGCGCAGTTGAATTGCGTTATTCGTACAGATGATAAAGCGCTGAGAGAACCTCACCGTAGCATCTTTGTAGAAAAGCAGCCTAGAAATCGATTGATTTATGGCGAAAACTTAAGGGTTCTTAAAGCCTTATTGGATGATGTTAATGTTGCAGGAAAAGTTAGGCTTATATATATTGATCCACCATATGCTACAGGTTCTGGCTTTGAATCTAGAAAGCAGAGTCACGCGTATCATGATTTGATTAATGGGGCTGACTACCTAGAGTTTCTCCGCCAACGGTTAATTTTGCTCAGAGAACTACTAGCTAATGATGGCTCTATTTATGTCCATCTAGATGACAATATGGCTTTTCCTGTCAAAGTTCTGATGGACGAAATTTTCGGCTCTAAGAATTTCCGAAATTGGATCGCAAGAAAGAAATGTAACCCTAAGAATTATACTCGCAAGCAGTACGGAAATATTTCAGACTATATCTTGTTCTATACCAAAAGTGAAAACTATGTATGGAACCAAGCATTTGAAGCCTGGACAGATGATACAGCTAAAAAAGAATATCAATATGTAGAAGAAGGAACTGGAAGACGTTATAAAAAAGTTCCTATTCATGCTCCAGGAACAAGGAATGGTGCTACAGGACAACGGTGGAAAGGAATGCTTCCACCTCCTGGTAAGCATTGGCAATATACACCAGAAACTTTAGATGAAATGGATGCAAGAGGTGAAATTTATTGGTCGCCAACAGGTAATCCTAGACGAAAAGTGTATCTTGATAACAGTAAAGGAATTCCAGTTCAAGATATTTGGCTTGATTTTAAGGATGCCCATAATCAAAATATTAAGATTACAGGCTATCCCACTGAAAAGAACTCAGAAATACTTAGGCGTATTATTCTTGCCTCTTCTAATACGGGCGATCTAGTACTAGATGCTTTTTCTGGCAGTGGTACAACAGTGGCAGTTGCGGAAGAACTAAAAAGGCAATGGATAGCGATAGATAATTCCTCACTTGCGATAGAAACAACAGTTCATCGCCTAAGCTCAGGTACTGAGGCGATGGGCGACTTTGTTAATAGTAATGGAACTAAGATAAAACAGGAATCCTTGTTGAACACTAGTAGAGTGTTACGCACCGGACTTGATGTATATTTCGAGTTTTCGTCAGATCTTCAAAGCATTTCAGAAGCTTTAGTTAAGGAGTGGTATAGTAAACTTAACTTTC